In one window of Sciurus carolinensis chromosome X, mSciCar1.2, whole genome shotgun sequence DNA:
- the LOC124971680 gene encoding RNA polymerase II elongation factor ELL2-like: protein MEENIKPGQDTVICLPVEFTWPVFQASYSYQNYQTSQPPQVSPQIQDFQRLINISPPNSHTNVSKSDFQLSNENNDNNQNRIDQPQQTVSNCSPLQFSCPQKMVDEMSVSSTSSSHQMMPVRAAQAEDKSCNKWKIIRKPQIAKRMPIRKAPQVVPDPAPERKRTAPINPAYTIRKSRIANTVHLRSYRDRIIHLLALKDYKKSELLVRLQKDGIKKNDKNSLGKILYQVANLNTQNFSYSLKDCIYREIQRDWPGYNELDRQSLDLIVSTKIGSFQNAIDTHHPESSIDSIIDGISSSQDKLLNLDATDSLMKKGTRVSHPTIPAQPILNSYLINNQKKSAVCLPPSAAPAKQSCPAFSTTYLPISNPPLPVNSNCDSFSTTQKCGTQDPYVGSVSQDTIIFPSQPTKCASLENLDSISIQIEYPKLGEKKKLVSDKKFKYKAENQNCNIDMTEKQKTGSKNQDKGTKSNSNEAFQKESSTSQNTCSTSGLEDYLINYYTIASPEQRRHYEQDFRVDYDEYQTLYAKMLNLSKVFISLQSERKLLPPNSKEYHNINQRISLEYQKMRQLNPNFHAEKCRCVYLYSKLIHIKKLINDFDQQRVISKH, encoded by the coding sequence ATGGAGGAAAACATAAAGCCAGGACAAGACACTGTCATCTGTCTGCCTGTGGAATTCACCTGGCCAGTCTTCCAGGCAAGTTACTCCTACCAGAACTATCAGACTTCTCAACCTCCTCAAGTTTCTCCTCAAATACAAGATTTTCAAAGGCTTATCAACATTTCCCCCCCAAATTCTCATACTAATGTGTCCAAATCCGACTTTCagctttcaaatgaaaataatgacaataatcaaAACAGAATTGACCAGCCCCAACAAACTGTTTCAAATTGTAGTCCCTTACAGTTCAGTTGCCCACAAAAAATGGTGGATGAAATGTCAGTGAGTAGTACAAGCAGTTCTCATCAGATGATGCCAGTAAGAGCAGCCCAGGCAGAAGATAAATCCtgcaataaatggaaaataattagaaaaccaCAAATAGCAAAAAGAATGCCAATTCGAAAAGCACCACAGGTTGTTCCAGATCCAGCACCTGAGAGGAAGAGAACAGCACCCATTAACCCTGCATACACAATTCGAAAGTCACGGATTGCTAATACTGTCCATCTGCGGTCATATAGGGACAGGATAATTCACTTATTGGCATTGAAGGACTACAAGAAATCTGAGCTGCTTGTTAGACTGCAGAAAGatggcattaaaaaaaatgacaagaattcacttggaaaaattcTTTACCAGGTAGCTAACTTAAATACCCAGAATTTTTCATATTCCTTAAAGGATTGCATTTATAGAGAGATCCAGAGAGATTGGCCTGGATATAATGAACTAGACAGGCAATCATTGGACTTGATAGTTTCCACAAAAATAGGTTCATTTCAGAATGCTATTGACACCCATCACCCAGAATCTTCTATAGATTCTATTATAGATGGCATATCATCTTCTCAAGATAAGCTTTTAAATTTGGATGCTACTGATTCTTTAATGAAAAAAGGGACTAGAGTATCTCACCCTACAATTCCAGCACAGCCAATCTTAAATAGCTACTTGATTAATAACCAGAAAAAATCTGCAGTTTGCTTACCACCCTCTGCAGCTCCTGCCAAACAGAGCTGCCCAGCATTTTCTACAACCTACCTGCCCATTTCAAATCCTCCTCTGCCTGTAAATTCTAACTGTGATTCTTTTAGCACTACACAAAAATGTGGGACTCAAGATCCTTATGTGGGCAGTGTCAGTCAAGACACTATTATCTTTCCAAGCCAACCTACAAAGTGTGCTTCTTTGGAAAACTTAGATTCTATTTCAATTCAAATAGAATATCCAAaacttggggagaaaaaaaaattagtatcagATAAGAAGTTTAAATATAAAGCAGAAAACCAAAACTGCAATATTGACATGACAGAGAAACAGAAGACAGGTTCTAAAAACCAAGATAAAGGTACAAAGTCAAACTCTAACGAagcatttcaaaaagaaagttcTACCTCTCAGAATACCTGTTCAACATCTGGACTTGAGGATTATTTGATTAACTATTACACTATAGCTTCCCCAGAGCAACGTCGGCATTATGAACAGGATTTTAGAGTAGATTATGATGAGTATCAGACATTGTATGCCAAGATGCTGAATTTATCTAAAGTTTTTATTAGCTTACAATCGGAAAGGAAGCTGCTACCACCAAACTCAAAAGAATATCACAATATAAATCAAAGAATCTCACTAGAATATCAGAAGATGAGACAGCTTAATCCTAATTTTCATGCAGAAAAATGTAGATGTGTATATCTTTACAGCAAGCTgattcacattaaaaaattaataaatgatttcGACCAGCAGCGAGTGATATCAAAGCACTAA